One window of the Mycoplasmopsis anatis genome contains the following:
- a CDS encoding helix-hairpin-helix domain-containing protein, with product MNTLEIVSKELKLKVEQIKATLELIEEGATVAFIARYRKNITGGLDEEQIHQVYLIFKYQEELKERKESILKILSERNLLTKEIEDKIKETTKKSDLEAIYEPFKVGKKTKASEAIALGLEELAREIFNNADINYNPYKHATKFINDKVVSVEFAIEQALFIISQWISQDPKVHDFVKEQFNNFGLIQTTKKKNSIDEFKTYENYYEFSQSVKTIQNYKILAINRAVKNKIIDLKFKIKFEFLHYNISNMFFKNKRTFALVRTAVEDSLKRLIIPSIEREVFNELFARAEKSSIEIFADNLESMLMMPAVKNKKVLAIDPAYVNGCKLAMLSETGDLLETAVIYPNKPLLKIKEASEISAKVILKFKPDVIVVGNGTASNETCQFMRDLVKYLKLNISVEMVSEVGASVYSASDIAIQEFPDLKVEMRSAINIGRKFQDPLNEIVKIDPKSIGIGQYQHDLNQNELAQALDFKVEKVVNSVGVNLNSATEVILTKISGISKNVAKNIINYRKENGEFKNRNELKKVKSLGAKTFEQAVGFLRIFNSEEFLDQTNIHPESYVLAKKIMKEYKYDQNLHKFNQEIDSEKIIEKFSSDHYTINLIIDSLLNPGKDIRDNKKGFVTNENIVEFDQIKVGDNFIGRVQNITDFGIFVFIGIKDSVFIHSSKINNINSIKIGDDINLEIINVDHEKRRLSGKYIA from the coding sequence ATGAATACATTAGAAATAGTATCTAAAGAATTAAAATTAAAAGTAGAACAAATTAAAGCGACTTTAGAGTTAATCGAAGAAGGTGCAACAGTTGCATTTATAGCACGTTATCGTAAAAATATTACAGGTGGGCTTGATGAAGAACAAATTCATCAAGTTTATTTAATTTTTAAGTACCAAGAAGAATTAAAAGAGCGTAAGGAGAGTATCCTTAAAATTTTAAGTGAGCGTAATTTGTTAACTAAAGAAATCGAAGACAAAATTAAAGAAACAACCAAAAAATCGGATCTTGAAGCTATTTATGAACCATTTAAGGTTGGTAAAAAAACCAAAGCAAGTGAAGCTATTGCTCTTGGACTAGAAGAACTTGCTAGAGAGATATTTAATAATGCCGATATAAATTACAACCCTTATAAACATGCTACAAAATTTATAAACGATAAAGTAGTTAGTGTTGAATTTGCTATAGAGCAAGCTTTATTTATTATCTCTCAGTGAATTAGTCAAGACCCTAAAGTTCATGATTTTGTTAAAGAACAATTTAATAATTTTGGACTAATTCAAACTACTAAGAAGAAAAATAGTATTGATGAGTTTAAAACTTATGAAAATTACTATGAATTTAGTCAATCAGTTAAAACAATTCAAAACTATAAAATTTTAGCTATTAATCGAGCTGTCAAAAATAAAATAATTGACTTAAAATTTAAGATTAAATTTGAATTTTTACACTACAACATATCGAATATGTTTTTTAAAAATAAAAGAACTTTTGCTCTAGTGAGAACTGCAGTTGAAGATTCACTAAAAAGATTAATTATTCCTTCGATAGAGCGCGAGGTGTTTAACGAATTATTTGCTAGAGCTGAAAAAAGTTCAATTGAAATTTTTGCTGATAATCTTGAATCAATGCTTATGATGCCAGCTGTGAAAAATAAAAAGGTTTTAGCTATTGACCCAGCATACGTAAACGGTTGTAAGTTAGCGATGTTAAGTGAAACTGGAGATTTATTGGAAACAGCAGTAATTTATCCCAATAAACCACTTTTGAAAATTAAAGAAGCGAGCGAAATTAGTGCTAAAGTGATTTTAAAATTTAAACCAGATGTAATTGTGGTAGGTAATGGAACAGCTTCAAATGAAACATGTCAATTTATGCGCGACTTAGTAAAATACCTTAAGTTAAATATTTCTGTTGAAATGGTTTCAGAAGTTGGGGCTTCAGTTTATTCAGCTAGTGATATTGCTATACAAGAATTTCCAGATTTAAAAGTTGAAATGCGTTCAGCAATTAACATAGGAAGAAAATTCCAAGATCCATTAAATGAAATAGTTAAAATTGATCCTAAATCTATCGGAATTGGACAATATCAACATGACTTAAATCAAAATGAATTAGCACAAGCACTTGATTTTAAGGTGGAGAAAGTCGTGAATAGTGTTGGTGTAAACTTAAATAGTGCAACTGAAGTTATACTTACAAAAATATCAGGTATTAGTAAAAATGTTGCTAAAAATATTATCAATTATCGTAAGGAAAATGGTGAATTTAAGAATAGAAATGAACTCAAAAAGGTTAAATCACTAGGAGCAAAAACATTTGAACAAGCCGTAGGATTTTTAAGAATTTTTAACTCAGAAGAATTTCTTGATCAAACTAACATCCATCCAGAGAGCTATGTTTTAGCTAAAAAAATAATGAAAGAGTATAAATACGATCAAAATTTACATAAATTTAACCAAGAAATCGACTCAGAAAAAATTATTGAAAAATTTAGCAGTGATCACTACACAATTAATTTAATAATTGATTCATTGTTAAATCCAGGTAAAGATATTAGAGATAATAAAAAAGGGTTTGTAACTAATGAAAATATTGTTGAATTTGATCAAATTAAAGTAGGTGATAATTTTATTGGAAGGGTTCAAAATATCACTGACTTTGGTATTTTTGTATTTATTGGTATAAAAGATTCAGTTTTTATTCACAGCTCTAAGATTAACAATATTAATTCAATCAAAATTGGAGATGATATTAATTTAGAAATCATAAATGTAGATCATGAAAAGAGAAGACTTTCAGGGAAATATATTGCTTAA
- a CDS encoding nuclease-related domain-containing protein, with amino-acid sequence MTQNLIINKEEIVSNFNIYTKNIGYTIAGGIIVGLLLIALVTFLTYLFIFKYRKEKQGFIFEHNVTSKLKDAARRNNMYFIEGGVFSYDGNMFEIDGILFNDNIAIVVETKAYKDNISGLAESSELQITDRKGKKFAISNPILQNTKHIKHLYKLANLKFSAYSLIVLQDGATFNISNIPSHTIIINESAIDETVRSVVIETNNSLNKFDSKYLLKVLKDMKIKRVYEKNKFNNLVKGKK; translated from the coding sequence ATGACTCAAAATTTAATAATAAATAAAGAAGAAATTGTTTCAAATTTTAATATTTACACTAAAAATATTGGTTATACAATAGCTGGTGGAATAATAGTTGGATTACTATTGATAGCTTTAGTTACTTTTTTAACTTATTTATTTATATTTAAGTATAGAAAAGAAAAACAAGGTTTTATTTTTGAACATAATGTAACAAGTAAACTTAAAGATGCTGCTAGAAGAAATAATATGTATTTCATTGAAGGTGGAGTATTTTCTTATGATGGTAATATGTTTGAAATAGATGGTATCTTATTTAATGACAATATTGCTATTGTTGTAGAAACTAAAGCATACAAAGATAATATCTCAGGACTTGCTGAGTCAAGCGAATTGCAAATAACAGACCGTAAAGGTAAAAAATTTGCTATCAGTAACCCAATATTGCAAAACACCAAACATATTAAACACTTATATAAATTGGCCAATTTAAAATTTAGTGCTTATTCGTTAATAGTATTGCAAGATGGGGCAACATTTAATATCTCAAATATTCCATCACATACAATTATTATTAATGAAAGCGCTATTGATGAAACAGTTAGAAGTGTTGTAATTGAAACAAATAATAGTTTAAATAAATTTGATTCTAAGTATTTATTAAAAGTGCTTAAAGATATGAAAATCAAAAGAGTATACGAAAAAAATAAATTTAATAACTTAGTAAAAGGTAAGAAATAA
- a CDS encoding ATP-binding protein: MDSVNEAILNAIIHNDWTIGTPQISFYSNRIEIVSHGGLISGLSEDEFFDGISRPRNQSLMRIFIDLGLAGHTVHGVPKIVSVYGKESIKIGESSIKCIIPFNMNGNVQINKNIDENLINNNEESNETNYFDESLLNLKDNERLILNYITNNSQITVLKLSELTNLSTRTVERIISSLQTKSILIREG; encoded by the coding sequence ATGGATTCAGTAAATGAAGCAATTTTAAATGCAATTATCCATAATGATTGAACAATTGGAACTCCACAAATTTCATTTTACAGTAATAGAATTGAAATTGTTTCTCACGGTGGATTGATATCTGGATTAAGTGAGGATGAATTCTTTGATGGGATTAGTAGACCAAGAAATCAAAGTTTAATGAGAATTTTTATCGATTTAGGATTAGCTGGACATACAGTGCATGGTGTTCCTAAAATAGTTAGTGTTTATGGAAAAGAATCAATTAAAATTGGTGAAAGTTCAATAAAGTGTATTATTCCTTTTAATATGAATGGTAATGTTCAAATTAATAAAAATATTGATGAAAACTTAATTAACAATAATGAAGAAAGTAATGAAACAAATTATTTTGATGAATCACTATTAAACTTAAAGGATAATGAAAGATTAATTTTAAATTACATTACTAACAACTCGCAAATTACAGTACTAAAACTTTCAGAATTAACAAATCTTTCAACTAGAACAGTTGAAAGAATAATATCTTCACTACAAACTAAATCAATTTTAATTAGAGAAGGTTAA
- a CDS encoding PTS transporter subunit IIC produces MLTWLFHLLFNKDTWEWLIGSDEIGLGHTGGFGYAISGYIGEGIGKLMKGKVTSTESIKFPKSLYFFRNTLVSLTITILVFYMVAFIPGGILYEMGKISKTSKAYEVLNKDSWIITMIVQAFTFTAGVEIMLSGVRLFIGELIPTFKAISDKLIKNSKAAVDCPVVFPYAPNAVLIGFISSFIAGIVGMAITIGLKVGGLLTVVILPGLVPHFFLGATSGVFGNVRGGILGAIVGPFVHGLIITLVPAIFIWGHWVPNASDTLKALVKNDDLKGITSLNWGDTDYIIGAIPGLFGLINKYVGFAAPLVIYVALIIDGIIAKFTSKNKKEAKVAA; encoded by the coding sequence GTGCTTACATGGTTATTTCACCTGCTGTTCAACAAAGACACATGAGAATGATTAATTGGTTCAGACGAAATTGGTCTTGGACACACAGGTGGATTTGGATACGCAATTAGCGGATACATTGGTGAAGGTATTGGAAAATTAATGAAAGGTAAAGTTACTTCAACAGAAAGTATTAAATTCCCTAAATCATTATACTTCTTCAGAAACACACTTGTATCACTTACAATTACAATTTTAGTATTCTACATGGTTGCATTCATTCCTGGTGGAATTCTTTATGAAATGGGTAAAATTTCAAAAACAAGTAAAGCATATGAAGTATTAAATAAAGATAGCTGAATTATCACAATGATTGTTCAGGCCTTTACATTTACTGCTGGTGTTGAAATTATGCTTTCAGGAGTTAGATTATTCATCGGTGAATTAATCCCAACATTTAAGGCTATCTCAGATAAATTAATCAAAAACTCTAAAGCAGCTGTTGACTGTCCAGTTGTGTTCCCATATGCTCCTAATGCAGTGTTAATTGGATTTATTTCAAGTTTCATTGCCGGAATTGTTGGAATGGCTATTACAATTGGTCTTAAAGTTGGCGGACTACTTACTGTTGTTATTTTACCTGGTTTAGTACCTCACTTCTTCTTAGGTGCAACTTCGGGAGTATTTGGAAATGTTAGAGGTGGAATTCTTGGTGCTATTGTTGGACCATTTGTTCATGGACTTATCATTACATTAGTACCTGCTATCTTCATTTGAGGACACTGAGTTCCAAACGCTTCAGACACACTTAAAGCTCTTGTAAAAAATGATGATCTTAAAGGTATTACATCATTAAACTGAGGTGATACTGACTACATTATAGGTGCTATCCCTGGATTGTTCGGATTAATCAATAAATATGTAGGATTTGCCGCTCCATTAGTAATTTATGTTGCATTAATTATTGATGGTATTATTGCAAAATTTACATCAAAAAACAAAAAAGAAGCTAAAGTAGCTGCTTAA
- a CDS encoding PTS transporter subunit IIC: MNFVLSFIKAFASTPAFLVGIFTLIGCLVLRKKVSETIVSVFKVIVGFLILSGGAGVLVGSLEKFQPVFQETYGLEGIIPNNDGFAGVLTKVSAITTVGSLIMIVGMIFNLVLAIFSRYKYVYLSGHVLFYTSLMIAAVYITLGFDPAKTGDFFMILFSGSALMGAYMVISPAVQQRHMRMINWFRRNWSWTHRWIWIRN, translated from the coding sequence ATGAACTTTGTATTAAGTTTTATTAAAGCTTTTGCAAGTACTCCTGCGTTTCTTGTTGGAATTTTTACGTTAATTGGTTGTTTAGTTTTACGTAAAAAAGTCTCAGAAACAATAGTATCTGTATTCAAAGTTATTGTTGGATTCCTTATTCTTAGCGGTGGAGCTGGAGTACTAGTTGGTTCTCTAGAAAAATTCCAACCTGTATTCCAAGAAACTTATGGATTAGAAGGAATTATTCCAAATAACGATGGATTTGCCGGAGTTCTTACAAAAGTTTCAGCAATCACAACAGTTGGTTCGTTGATTATGATTGTTGGTATGATCTTTAACCTTGTTCTTGCAATCTTTTCAAGATATAAATACGTTTACTTATCAGGACACGTATTATTCTATACATCATTAATGATTGCTGCAGTTTATATTACACTTGGATTTGATCCAGCTAAAACTGGAGATTTCTTCATGATTTTATTCTCTGGTTCAGCATTAATGGGTGCTTACATGGTTATTTCACCTGCTGTTCAACAAAGACACATGAGAATGATTAATTGGTTCAGACGAAATTGGTCTTGGACACACAGGTGGATTTGGATACGCAATTAG
- a CDS encoding PTS sugar transporter subunit IIB, translating to MVIQTVCGSGLGSSLLVEMNVKSVLNALNVPYEKVEHTNISSFTGVGVDYVVVGADVAPVLNFPEEKKIILLNILSKQELEEKLKKVLGL from the coding sequence ATGGTTATTCAAACAGTATGTGGATCAGGACTTGGATCAAGTCTTTTAGTAGAAATGAATGTTAAAAGTGTTTTAAATGCACTAAATGTTCCTTATGAAAAAGTAGAACACACAAACATTAGTTCATTTACAGGAGTTGGGGTTGACTACGTTGTAGTTGGAGCTGATGTTGCCCCTGTATTAAACTTTCCTGAAGAGAAAAAAATTATTTTATTAAATATTCTTTCAAAACAAGAACTTGAAGAAAAACTTAAAAAAGTACTTGGATTATAA
- a CDS encoding PTS sugar transporter subunit IIA, with amino-acid sequence MSKLFNEEMLEFNSIKDWKECVNRGVELLVNKKYATKELADAIFKSTEQFGAYYVLEHGLALLHAAPGPYSLKNGASVMVLDDFVQFNNQEDKYAKVIITLCAVDSHSHLDILQEFAHYFTNEEFKKELYQAKNINEVKTLIQKFK; translated from the coding sequence ATGTCAAAATTATTCAATGAAGAAATGCTTGAATTCAATAGTATTAAAGATTGAAAAGAATGTGTAAATCGTGGTGTTGAACTTTTAGTAAATAAAAAGTATGCAACAAAAGAATTAGCTGACGCAATCTTTAAGTCAACTGAACAATTTGGAGCTTATTATGTTCTTGAACATGGTTTAGCATTACTACATGCAGCACCTGGGCCTTATTCACTTAAAAATGGTGCTTCTGTTATGGTACTTGATGACTTTGTTCAATTCAATAATCAAGAAGATAAATATGCTAAAGTTATTATTACCCTTTGTGCAGTTGACTCACATTCACATTTAGATATTCTTCAAGAATTTGCTCATTATTTTACTAATGAAGAATTCAAAAAAGAACTTTACCAAGCAAAAAATATCAATGAAGTTAAAACTTTAATTCAAAAATTTAAATAA
- a CDS encoding D-ribulose-5-phosphate 3 epimerase: protein MKYSQSVCALNLLKCEQQIDDLVKNGLEYMHLDFMDFHYTSSFGLNIETADYLIKKYPNVEFDAHCMTSDVSLLLNKFNEIKIHRVSFPIRQASVEKIDSYREKFSGQIGVMVESQDDIEKYTEVIKKVDFVVLMTIDKIGGTGVQLNPELLKRVKLLKQINPKLLIISDGGLRENNANLFFENNVDIAVGGSIINTYSAKDKVEFMTWWNEKYGI, encoded by the coding sequence TTGAAGTATTCACAGAGCGTGTGTGCACTTAATTTACTTAAGTGTGAACAACAAATTGATGATTTAGTAAAAAATGGGCTTGAATACATGCATTTAGATTTTATGGATTTTCATTACACATCCAGCTTTGGATTAAATATTGAAACTGCTGATTATTTGATTAAAAAATATCCTAATGTAGAATTTGATGCTCATTGCATGACTAGTGATGTAAGTTTGTTATTAAATAAATTCAATGAAATTAAAATTCACAGAGTTTCGTTTCCTATAAGACAAGCAAGTGTTGAAAAAATAGATTCTTATAGAGAAAAGTTTTCTGGACAAATTGGAGTTATGGTCGAATCACAAGATGATATTGAAAAATATACCGAAGTTATTAAGAAAGTTGATTTTGTTGTTTTGATGACTATTGATAAAATCGGGGGTACTGGAGTTCAATTGAATCCAGAACTACTAAAGAGAGTTAAATTATTAAAACAAATTAATCCAAAATTATTAATCATCAGTGATGGTGGATTAAGAGAAAATAATGCTAATTTGTTCTTTGAAAATAATGTTGATATAGCTGTTGGTGGTTCTATAATAAATACTTATTCAGCAAAGGATAAGGTTGAATTCATGACTTGATGAAACGAGAAATATGGAATATAA
- a CDS encoding ADP-ribosyltransferase has protein sequence MTKRIKFILTSTVLVSAFATALSASCNKVSNVYDKELKEAYTDWYKSLTNSTWNKDRNGKFIDYHLTSEQQAIGLYSWCGGVFWNEPLHKGIEPTNVSLLIKNDNLDKNRSLEIRGEDYKYIDSALEKATYPRNDVLWHGVEYQEVEFYEQLKDFIIENNGKYNYDNCVGKTIQSKGFISTTLIKKYATEFFGWRPTFADQWNSDIVENNPLKEKVAFKINIQKGYKGAAYLANFDFAGFGEGSEESQVLLKRNSKFKIIKVYKEKDVNIFEVDLV, from the coding sequence ATGACTAAAAGAATTAAATTTATTTTAACTTCTACAGTTCTTGTGTCTGCATTCGCCACAGCTTTGAGTGCTTCTTGCAACAAAGTAAGTAATGTTTATGACAAAGAATTAAAAGAAGCATATACAGATTGATACAAATCACTAACTAATTCTACATGAAATAAAGACAGAAATGGTAAATTTATTGACTATCATTTAACTTCAGAGCAGCAAGCGATTGGTTTATATTCTTGATGTGGTGGTGTATTCTGAAATGAACCGTTGCACAAAGGAATTGAACCTACTAATGTTTCATTATTGATTAAAAATGACAACCTAGATAAAAATCGTAGTTTAGAAATTCGTGGCGAAGATTATAAATATATTGATTCAGCACTTGAAAAAGCAACATATCCAAGAAATGATGTTTTATGACATGGTGTTGAATATCAAGAAGTCGAATTTTACGAACAACTTAAAGACTTTATTATTGAAAATAACGGTAAGTATAATTATGACAATTGTGTTGGTAAAACAATCCAATCTAAAGGGTTTATTTCAACAACTTTAATTAAAAAGTATGCAACTGAATTTTTTGGTTGACGTCCTACTTTTGCCGACCAATGAAATTCAGATATAGTTGAAAATAACCCCTTAAAAGAAAAAGTTGCATTCAAAATTAATATCCAAAAAGGTTATAAAGGAGCTGCTTATTTAGCTAACTTTGACTTTGCTGGTTTTGGAGAAGGAAGTGAAGAATCACAAGTTTTACTTAAGAGAAATTCTAAGTTTAAAATAATTAAAGTGTATAAAGAAAAAGATGTAAATATTTTTGAAGTAGACCTTGTTTAA
- a CDS encoding DUF31 family putative serine protease — translation MFKKNINWKNFFKWVAILFLPVSASLYIQYKIYFPDKYSKYDSKDFGRLPQKFDWKTPFPNNYKLNKELISNSFATDVTKENFSEYIQLFENEKLYDIKYYEAQGTIVFLFQIKRRILLTTEVGIAPLVITGFKIKENSYKTEKIENLVDTYDPELIVPGVNKYGNRSKVLFTIQNNNKLSVANGSFIDYQINEDEEYPLTWYMITNIHTLDLYWNDQNYDKYQGYFTKQKSNSKFTLYNDVFKSEIVETPKIVFMGFDIFKSNLNKFKTKLNLSDYKQDLEEYIDVAILEFKFKDIDQAQMFTRKYAAYPFEKYSFYDFGQTHYKIYHPFTHRNIDNEYYQYYSDQNSISKTHVYNLSQDGNLELIVPFRTNISWHFKENREPLNPYIFNRFINNNQSIINVKNKKFVDITTTIGFDNTSYGVGSSGTLMEIYNHPVIKYADYNNSVGLWFPLWWENIDTFKKFIKEDDIDYKLYSDFKIENYNLIYGNLSNQKDWYTKSLKEINPNIETRLTLNAKTFFDR, via the coding sequence ATGTTTAAGAAAAATATTAATTGAAAGAACTTTTTTAAATGAGTTGCAATTCTGTTCTTACCAGTATCAGCTTCATTATATATTCAATATAAAATTTATTTTCCTGATAAATATTCTAAATATGATTCAAAAGATTTTGGTAGATTACCTCAAAAATTTGATTGAAAAACCCCATTTCCTAACAATTATAAGTTAAATAAAGAATTAATCTCTAATTCATTCGCCACTGATGTCACAAAAGAAAACTTTTCTGAATATATTCAACTTTTTGAAAATGAAAAGCTTTATGATATCAAGTATTACGAAGCTCAAGGTACTATTGTCTTCCTATTTCAAATTAAAAGGAGGATTTTATTAACTACAGAAGTAGGGATAGCACCTTTAGTTATAACTGGTTTTAAAATTAAAGAAAATAGTTATAAAACAGAAAAAATTGAAAATTTAGTTGATACTTATGATCCTGAATTAATCGTTCCTGGTGTAAATAAATATGGTAATCGTTCAAAAGTATTGTTCACAATTCAAAATAATAATAAATTAAGTGTTGCTAATGGTAGTTTTATAGATTATCAAATTAATGAAGATGAAGAATATCCACTAACTTGATATATGATTACAAATATTCATACGTTGGATTTATATTGAAATGATCAAAATTATGATAAATATCAAGGTTATTTCACTAAACAAAAATCAAATTCAAAATTCACTTTATATAATGATGTTTTTAAATCTGAAATAGTTGAGACTCCTAAAATTGTATTTATGGGGTTTGACATCTTTAAGTCAAATCTTAACAAATTTAAAACTAAATTAAATTTAAGTGATTATAAACAGGATTTAGAAGAGTATATTGATGTAGCAATATTAGAATTTAAGTTCAAAGATATTGATCAAGCTCAAATGTTTACAAGAAAATATGCTGCTTACCCTTTCGAAAAGTATTCATTTTATGATTTTGGTCAAACTCATTATAAAATTTATCATCCATTTACTCATAGAAATATTGATAACGAGTATTATCAATATTATTCTGACCAAAATTCAATTAGCAAAACACACGTGTACAATCTTAGTCAAGATGGAAATTTAGAACTTATAGTTCCATTTAGAACAAATATTTCTTGACATTTCAAAGAAAATAGAGAACCACTAAATCCATATATATTCAATAGATTTATTAATAATAATCAAAGTATTATAAATGTAAAAAACAAAAAATTTGTGGATATTACAACAACAATTGGTTTTGATAACACTTCATATGGTGTAGGAAGCAGTGGTACACTTATGGAAATATATAATCATCCAGTAATTAAATATGCCGATTATAATAATAGTGTTGGTTTATGGTTTCCATTATGATGGGAAAATATAGATACATTTAAAAAATTTATTAAAGAAGATGACATAGATTACAAATTGTATTCAGATTTTAAAATAGAAAACTATAACTTAATTTATGGTAATTTATCAAATCAAAAAGATTGATACACTAAATCTTTAAAAGAGATTAATCCAAATATTGAAACTAGATTAACATTAAATGCTAAAACATTTTTTGATAGATAG
- a CDS encoding aquaporin: MNKTKYGIFDFFKFTKERRQNTQEPANKETWIKHAISEFIGTIFISMGLAGLSIYVGDKPIEHLFLLHNTIVGFFAGFIVVGLCLFIFLRWSCDLNPAVTLTRYLNGTNTGRYALMKFAMQVLGMFAAAGIIYLIGINTSTKGMPNAPILADVAANKAFYNVKNSSVISGSTWIFFTELVMTAILLFPIFSPNINDKYRDLMIMFIISLSVWMGILGGSAAINPARGLAQQLPYLFNAAHTGASVTNSFIGGTIAMTLGSSLAPIFYLFIQGVTQKYVNPFVVYCIKFKNSRNNNMKIK, encoded by the coding sequence ATGAATAAAACAAAATATGGAATTTTTGATTTCTTTAAATTTACAAAAGAAAGAAGGCAAAACACACAAGAACCAGCTAATAAAGAAACATGAATTAAACATGCAATTTCCGAATTTATTGGAACTATCTTTATTAGTATGGGACTAGCTGGTTTAAGCATTTATGTTGGAGATAAACCAATAGAACACTTATTTTTATTACACAACACAATCGTAGGATTTTTTGCTGGATTTATTGTTGTAGGTTTATGCTTATTCATCTTTTTAAGATGAAGCTGTGATTTAAACCCAGCGGTAACATTAACTAGATATCTTAATGGGACTAACACAGGTAGATATGCATTAATGAAATTTGCTATGCAAGTTTTAGGAATGTTCGCTGCTGCAGGTATTATTTATTTAATTGGAATTAACACTTCAACTAAAGGGATGCCAAACGCACCTATTTTAGCTGATGTAGCTGCAAATAAAGCATTTTACAACGTAAAAAATAGCAGTGTAATTAGTGGCTCAACATGAATTTTCTTCACTGAATTGGTTATGACTGCAATATTATTATTCCCAATTTTCTCACCAAATATTAATGATAAATATCGTGACTTAATGATTATGTTCATCATTTCACTTTCAGTGTGAATGGGAATTCTTGGTGGTTCAGCTGCTATTAACCCAGCTCGTGGATTAGCTCAACAATTACCATACTTATTTAATGCAGCACATACGGGTGCTTCAGTAACAAATTCATTTATCGGTGGAACAATTGCGATGACACTTGGTTCAAGTTTAGCTCCAATTTTCTACTTATTCATTCAAGGTGTTACACAAAAATACGTAAATCCATTTGTAGTATATTGCATTAAATTTAAAAACAGCAGAAATAATAATATGAAAATCAAATAG